The genomic stretch AGGTGGAGGTCTTCCTCGCCCACGCCGGGCATCTCGGCCACGACGAGCACGTGGTCCCCCTCGTCAAAGACGTCCACCATGGGCTGTCGTACTTCGTGGACCACCGCATGGCCCGTCTCCTCGTCCTTGCGGACGTTGCCGAAGGGCTCGACCTTCAGGCCCTCGTCCCCGAGGCCGACCTTGACGTTGAAGCCGAAGATCCCCCGCAGCCTGTCGTCGGGGCCGCGGATCTCCCCGGTCTTGTGAAGTTCTTCGCCCCGTTCCGAGAGTTCGCCGAGTTTCTCTATAAAGGAACCCAATCCGTTGAAGAACTCTCCGAGCCCCATGAGTCGATCCTCCCGAGATTTTTTCTTCCGACCCCTCGCCATGGTTATCTCCTATGCCCGGCAAATACCGTAATCCCGTATCTTCTTGCAGACAGTCTTATAGTCAATTTGAAGAATGCGGGCCGCTTGCGCCTTGTTCCCGCCCGTCTGCCGAAGGATGACTGTGAGAATCCTCCGTTCCGCGCGCACGACGACCCTCCGGACCGCCTCCTTGAGGGGAAGGTCTCCCTCGATCGGCTCGTCGGGACCCGGGCCATCGAGACCCCCAGGGGCCGGCCCGTCCGAAAGGGCCAGGTGATGGGCCTCGATGACCGTGTCCGCCAGGAGCGCTGCCCGGCGGACCACGTTCCGGAGTTCACG from Planctomycetota bacterium encodes the following:
- a CDS encoding Hsp20/alpha crystallin family protein — protein: MGLGEFFNGLGSFIEKLGELSERGEELHKTGEIRGPDDRLRGIFGFNVKVGLGDEGLKVEPFGNVRKDEETGHAVVHEVRQPMVDVFDEGDHVLVVAEMPGVGEEDLHLELKDDVLIIAAERGEMKYRKEVLLPDTFSAGQMSHSCRNGVLEVKLARQTPRGG